In Chanodichthys erythropterus isolate Z2021 chromosome 11, ASM2448905v1, whole genome shotgun sequence, a single window of DNA contains:
- the myadma gene encoding myeloid-associated differentiation marker homolog, translating to MALVTLNPSRLMWARLAALVFTCVAFSVASHGGGISGGMADWSVFCWAFSFAGTLLVLLVELLGLQSRAPVSWSNFPITFACYATLLCLSASIIFPLYFLKGDRSHGEARDHRIAATVFSCLATVAYFVEVSLTRARPGEVAGYMATVPGLLKVCETFVACVIFVFISDPISYDNHPALKWCMAVYCICFVISAAIVVLCVSECTGCLPFPFARFLSAYALLAVAMYLTATIIWPVFKFDSRYSGNSSRPGDCRTSHGLCPWDKLVAVAVLTALNFLIYLADLAYSARLVFVTV from the coding sequence ATGGCTTTGGTAACCTTGAATCCTTCCCGTTTAATGTGGGCACGTTTGGCAGCTCTAGTGTTCACTTGTGTGGCATTTAGTGTGGCGTCCCATGGAGGAGGAATCAGTGGCGGCATGGCCGACTGGAGTGTGTTCTGCTGGGCTTTTAGCTTTGCAGGAACCTTGCTTGTTCTGCTGGTGGAGCTCTTGGGTCTACAGTCTCGTGCCCCTGTGTCCTGGAGCAACTTCCCCATTACTTTCGCCTGTTACGCCACACTTCTTTGCCTGTCCGCATCCATCATCTTCCCGCTCTACTTTCTGAAGGGTGATCGGAGCCACGGCGAGGCCCGGGACCACCGAATCGCCGCCACTGTGTTCTCCTGCCTGGCCACCGTGGCTTACTTCGTGGAGGTGAGTCTGACACGGGCACGACCGGGAGAAGTTGCCGGATACATGGCGACAGTTCCGGGACTGCTGAAGGTTTGCGAGACCTTCGTGGCCTGCGTCATATTCGTGTTCATCAGCGATCCCATTTCTTACGATAATCATCCCGCCCTGAAGTGGTGCATGGCCGTATACTGCATCTGTTTCGTGATATCGGCGGCCATCGTGGTGTTGTGTGTCAGCGAATGCACCGGGTGCCTGCCTTTCCCATTTGCGCGCTTCCTTTCTGCCTACGCTCTATTGGCGGTTGCAATGTACCTCACTGCCACTATCATTTGGCCGGTCTTCAAGTTTGACAGCCGATATTCAGGAAACTCAAGCCGACCGGGTGACTGCCGAACCAGTCACGGTTTGTGCCCGTGGGATAAATTGGTCGCTGTGGCTGTTCTCACCGCTCTCAACTTCCTGATCTACCTGGCAGATCTGGCGTATTCTGCCCGACTGGTGTTTGTCACAGTGTGA